One window of Kryptolebias marmoratus isolate JLee-2015 linkage group LG3, ASM164957v2, whole genome shotgun sequence genomic DNA carries:
- the LOC119616886 gene encoding endothelial zinc finger protein induced by tumor necrosis factor alpha-like isoform X1: protein MCSENPDDFGQAVILVEEDQQEIGGLINSDGEEVDFFNPRVNVISGVISAGAPSKKLNHCENERPPSVHSCSVCGKDFPYASKLQRHLRTHSGERPFPCSMCEKRFPEKGLLIIHERVHTGEKPFPCTFCKKRFASQGELRLHRRTHTGERPYHCSICLKSFSRHWHLKTHLEAMHSEVVAGFTRKKFPCSDCDKSCNSAAELRDHQRTHTGERPFQCSFCDKRFALSGTLVRHERLHTGITPYHCSDCGKTFAQQWTLTTHMRTHTGEKPYSCTQCEKSFVAPGELRRHSRIHTGEKPYTCADCGRHFSLAGTLRNHKRSCIQSKNECVTGVASAVVQASAEESSQQEEPNNISCEVSDSRSLPSAAEPLNCVKEAQAKVLQREAVDHSEDSVSTPHMNVILKEEEDEESLCEETADQTAAAEDCTTQGEAEEQLKESNTDIEITVKEEEEETVNAVSGDDSDPVTGSEKDGLQVSPVQKQLNGHLTKSSYCCGLCGRDCHKMSALQIHMRIHSGEKPYQCTLCGKQFTQKGQLKGHYKVHTGEKPFSCPDCGKSFAHSGAMNRHRLTHTGERPYHCSVCDRSFNQSGRLREHEKIHFGEKFDCPECEKSFTRSSSLKNHIRLHTGERPYGCDICGRGFSRSQSLRLHRRKHGQLHADLESSASVENDDFSQSDNNSPINMCITDKNDNDKFT, encoded by the exons ATGTGCTCTGAGAACCCAGACGACTTTGGACAAGCTGTGATTCTTGTCGAAGAAGATCAGCAAGAAATCGGAGGCCTTATTAACTCTGATGGAGAAGAAGTGGATTTCTTCAATCCCA GAGTGAATGTTATCTCTGGCGTCATATCTGCAGGAGCTCCCTCAAAGAAACTGAATCACTGTGAAAATGAAAGACCACCGTCCGTTCACAGCTGCTCCGTGTGCGGTAAAGACTTCCCTTATGCCTCCAAACTTCAGCGGCACCTGCGGACTCATTCAGGAGAGAGGCCTTTCCCCTGCTCCATGTGTGAAAAGAGATTTCCGGAAAAGGGGCTTCTCATAATTCACGAGAGGGTGCACACCGGGGAGAAGCCGTTCCCGTGCACTTTCTGCAAGAAAAGATTTGCCAGTCAGGGGGAGCTCCGGCTGCACCGGCGGACGCACACTGGTGAGAGGCCCTAccactgctccatctgtctgaaGAGCTTTTCCCGCCACTGGCACCTGAAAACGCACTTGGAGGCGATGCACTCTGAGGTTGTCGCAGGCTTCACGAGGAAGAAGTTCCCTTGTTCGGATTGCGACAAGAGCTGTAACTCGGCAGCCGAGCTGAGGGATCATCAGAGGACTCACACCGGCGAGAGGCCCTTCCAGTGCTCATTCTGTGACAAACGCTTCGCCCTGTCCGGGACACTCGTGAGGCACGAGCGTCTCCACACTGGCATCACGCCGTATCACTGCTCCGACTGCGGCAAGACATTTGCACAGCAGTGGACGTTGACCACGCACATGCGAACTCACACGGGAGAAAAACCGTACAGCTGCACGCAGTGTGAAAAATCTTTCGTCGCCCCGGGGGAGCTTCGGCGGCACTCCAGGATACACACTGGAGAAAAGCCGTACACCTGCGCGGACTGCGGAAGGCACTTCTCACTGGCAGGAACGCTCAGAAATCACAAGCGGTCGTGCATTCAGAGCAAGAATGAGTGTGTCACTGGTGTTGCTTCAGCTGTAGTTCAAGCTTCAGCGGAGGAATCATCCCAGCAAGAAGAGCCGAACAACATCAGCTGTGAG GTGTCTGACAGCCGGAGTCTTCCTAGTGCAGCTGAGCCCCTAAACTGTGTCAAAGAAGCTCAGGCCAAAGTTCTTCAGAGAGAAGCAGTGGACCATTCGGAGGACAGCGTTTCCACTCCCCACATGAATGTAATTttgaaagaggaggaggacgaggaatCTTTGTGTG AAGAAACTGCGGAccagacagctgctgctgaggacTGTACCACTCAAGGGGAAgctgaagagcagctgaaggaaagtaacacagatattgagattacagtgaaggaggaagaggaggaaactgtaaacg cagtGTCAGGAGACGATTCTGATCCAGTCACAGGCAGTGAAAAAGATGGCCTTCAAGTATCACCAGTCCAAAAACAGCTCAACGGCCATCTGACAAAGAGCTCCTACTGCTGTGGGCTCTGTGGAAGAGACTGCCACAAGATGTCAGCGCTTCAAATCCACATGCGGATTCACTCGGGTGAGAAACCGTACCAGTGTACGCTGTGCGGGAAACAgttcacacagaaaggtcaaCTCAAAGGTCATTATAAAGTCCACACGGGCGAGAAGCCCTTCTCCTGCCCGGACTGTGGCAAGAGCTTTGCCCACTCGGGCGCCATGAACAGACACAGACTCACGCACACGGGGGAGAGACCCTATCACTGCTCCGTGTGTGACAGGAGCTTCAACCAGTCCGGCCGCTTGAGGGAACACGAGAAAATTCACTTCGGGGAGAAGTTTGACTGTCCCGAGTGTGAAAAAAGCTTCACTCGCTCCTCCAGCCTCAAGAACCACATCAGGCTTCACACGGGCGAGAGGCCGTACGGCTGCGACATCTGCGGGAGAGGCTTCAGCCGCTCGCAGAGCCTGAGGCTTCACAGGCGGAAGCACGGGCAACTTCACGCTGACCTGGAGTCTTCGGCCTCTGTGGAGAATGATGACTTCTCCCAGAGTGACAACAACTCTCCAATTAATATGTGCATTACAGACAAAAACGACAATGACAAATTCACATAA
- the LOC119616886 gene encoding endothelial zinc finger protein induced by tumor necrosis factor alpha-like isoform X2 has translation MCSENPDDFGQAVILVEEDQQEIGGLINSDGEEVDFFNPRVNVISGVISAGAPSKKLNHCENERPPSVHSCSVCGKDFPYASKLQRHLRTHSGERPFPCSMCEKRFPEKGLLIIHERVHTGEKPFPCTFCKKRFASQGELRLHRRTHTGERPYHCSICLKSFSRHWHLKTHLEAMHSEVVAGFTRKKFPCSDCDKSCNSAAELRDHQRTHTGERPFQCSFCDKRFALSGTLVRHERLHTGITPYHCSDCGKTFAQQWTLTTHMRTHTGEKPYSCTQCEKSFVAPGELRRHSRIHTGEKPYTCADCGRHFSLAGTLRNHKRSCIQSKNECVTGVASAVVQASAEESSQQEEPNNISCEVSDSRSLPSAAEPLNCVKEAQAKVLQREAVDHSEDSVSTPHMNVILKEEEDEESLCEETADQTAAAEDCTTQGEAEEQLKESNTDIEITVKEEEEETVNVSGDDSDPVTGSEKDGLQVSPVQKQLNGHLTKSSYCCGLCGRDCHKMSALQIHMRIHSGEKPYQCTLCGKQFTQKGQLKGHYKVHTGEKPFSCPDCGKSFAHSGAMNRHRLTHTGERPYHCSVCDRSFNQSGRLREHEKIHFGEKFDCPECEKSFTRSSSLKNHIRLHTGERPYGCDICGRGFSRSQSLRLHRRKHGQLHADLESSASVENDDFSQSDNNSPINMCITDKNDNDKFT, from the exons ATGTGCTCTGAGAACCCAGACGACTTTGGACAAGCTGTGATTCTTGTCGAAGAAGATCAGCAAGAAATCGGAGGCCTTATTAACTCTGATGGAGAAGAAGTGGATTTCTTCAATCCCA GAGTGAATGTTATCTCTGGCGTCATATCTGCAGGAGCTCCCTCAAAGAAACTGAATCACTGTGAAAATGAAAGACCACCGTCCGTTCACAGCTGCTCCGTGTGCGGTAAAGACTTCCCTTATGCCTCCAAACTTCAGCGGCACCTGCGGACTCATTCAGGAGAGAGGCCTTTCCCCTGCTCCATGTGTGAAAAGAGATTTCCGGAAAAGGGGCTTCTCATAATTCACGAGAGGGTGCACACCGGGGAGAAGCCGTTCCCGTGCACTTTCTGCAAGAAAAGATTTGCCAGTCAGGGGGAGCTCCGGCTGCACCGGCGGACGCACACTGGTGAGAGGCCCTAccactgctccatctgtctgaaGAGCTTTTCCCGCCACTGGCACCTGAAAACGCACTTGGAGGCGATGCACTCTGAGGTTGTCGCAGGCTTCACGAGGAAGAAGTTCCCTTGTTCGGATTGCGACAAGAGCTGTAACTCGGCAGCCGAGCTGAGGGATCATCAGAGGACTCACACCGGCGAGAGGCCCTTCCAGTGCTCATTCTGTGACAAACGCTTCGCCCTGTCCGGGACACTCGTGAGGCACGAGCGTCTCCACACTGGCATCACGCCGTATCACTGCTCCGACTGCGGCAAGACATTTGCACAGCAGTGGACGTTGACCACGCACATGCGAACTCACACGGGAGAAAAACCGTACAGCTGCACGCAGTGTGAAAAATCTTTCGTCGCCCCGGGGGAGCTTCGGCGGCACTCCAGGATACACACTGGAGAAAAGCCGTACACCTGCGCGGACTGCGGAAGGCACTTCTCACTGGCAGGAACGCTCAGAAATCACAAGCGGTCGTGCATTCAGAGCAAGAATGAGTGTGTCACTGGTGTTGCTTCAGCTGTAGTTCAAGCTTCAGCGGAGGAATCATCCCAGCAAGAAGAGCCGAACAACATCAGCTGTGAG GTGTCTGACAGCCGGAGTCTTCCTAGTGCAGCTGAGCCCCTAAACTGTGTCAAAGAAGCTCAGGCCAAAGTTCTTCAGAGAGAAGCAGTGGACCATTCGGAGGACAGCGTTTCCACTCCCCACATGAATGTAATTttgaaagaggaggaggacgaggaatCTTTGTGTG AAGAAACTGCGGAccagacagctgctgctgaggacTGTACCACTCAAGGGGAAgctgaagagcagctgaaggaaagtaacacagatattgagattacagtgaaggaggaagaggaggaaactgtaaacg tGTCAGGAGACGATTCTGATCCAGTCACAGGCAGTGAAAAAGATGGCCTTCAAGTATCACCAGTCCAAAAACAGCTCAACGGCCATCTGACAAAGAGCTCCTACTGCTGTGGGCTCTGTGGAAGAGACTGCCACAAGATGTCAGCGCTTCAAATCCACATGCGGATTCACTCGGGTGAGAAACCGTACCAGTGTACGCTGTGCGGGAAACAgttcacacagaaaggtcaaCTCAAAGGTCATTATAAAGTCCACACGGGCGAGAAGCCCTTCTCCTGCCCGGACTGTGGCAAGAGCTTTGCCCACTCGGGCGCCATGAACAGACACAGACTCACGCACACGGGGGAGAGACCCTATCACTGCTCCGTGTGTGACAGGAGCTTCAACCAGTCCGGCCGCTTGAGGGAACACGAGAAAATTCACTTCGGGGAGAAGTTTGACTGTCCCGAGTGTGAAAAAAGCTTCACTCGCTCCTCCAGCCTCAAGAACCACATCAGGCTTCACACGGGCGAGAGGCCGTACGGCTGCGACATCTGCGGGAGAGGCTTCAGCCGCTCGCAGAGCCTGAGGCTTCACAGGCGGAAGCACGGGCAACTTCACGCTGACCTGGAGTCTTCGGCCTCTGTGGAGAATGATGACTTCTCCCAGAGTGACAACAACTCTCCAATTAATATGTGCATTACAGACAAAAACGACAATGACAAATTCACATAA